The window CGACGAACAGGTTCCAAACCACTGAGGACTTCAATGGCCTCTGCGTTATAACTAGATTGAGTCATGTTGTCATTCTGCGGTAATAGGTGATTAATTGAACGATTCAAATCGCTCAATCAGTGATTTACTGTTGATAATAACAGTGTACATACGTTTTGGCATTATTTCTCTGCCAATCTCAGAAAACGAATGATCTGAGGAAAGTAAGTATCAAAGCCAACAAATGCATGATTGCCTTGTGGTTCAACAGTTTGTTTGCATTTTTCAAGATAGGAAACCGCTTGACGATAATCAAGCACTTCATCACCCATTTGTTGTAACAACCAAATTAAATCCGGTTTTTCGACCTGAGGCAGATGCAATGCTTTAAGCTCATGCATATGTTTAGGTTCAAGAAAATAACGCTCATGGGTATAAGGATTGATATTTTCACCAAGATAGTCTTGCAGTAAATCAAAAGGACGAACTGCTGGGTTGACCACAACAGCAGGCAAATTAAAACGTTGCGAAAACCAAATAGAAAAGTAGCCGCCCAATGAGGACCCC of the Providencia stuartii genome contains:
- the yqiA gene encoding esterase YqiA, translating into MSTLLYIHGFNSSPQSVKANGLKQWVNEHYPHIKMIVPQLPNYPQQAASMLEEIVLQHKDDPMGLVGSSLGGYFSIWFSQRFNLPAVVVNPAVRPFDLLQDYLGENINPYTHERYFLEPKHMHELKALHLPQVEKPDLIWLLQQMGDEVLDYRQAVSYLEKCKQTVEPQGNHAFVGFDTYFPQIIRFLRLAEK